A stretch of Lathyrus oleraceus cultivar Zhongwan6 chromosome 6, CAAS_Psat_ZW6_1.0, whole genome shotgun sequence DNA encodes these proteins:
- the LOC127092621 gene encoding probable methyltransferase PMT10 produces the protein MSSMVKSLDILKTPSSVKIITLTLFSMTLLIFLFTRYSSSTTSTISSSLTTFFPSPSPSTPPPPPPPPPDHHQQPPPPPPQPQPIHKPFILPPLPPLVRIGLIDENGVMTDNFTVGNDDSLLNWNWNSSNYNESVLPAKEVDVVVEKYKICNDVKMVDYIPCLDNVKEIAKFNMSERGEKYERHCPQQGKGLNCIVPRPKGYRKHILWPQSRDQIWFSNVPHTRLVEDKSGQNWISIKKDKFVFPGGGTQFIHGADKYLDQISEMVPDIAFGYNTRVALDIGCGVASFGAFLMQRNVTTLSIAPKDVHENQIQFALERGVPAHVAVFATHRLLYPSQAFDLIHCSRCRINWTRDDGILLLEANRLLRAGHYFVWAAQPVYKHEVSLQEQWKEMENLTASMCWELVRKEGYIAIWRKPMNNSCYLSRDVAVHPPLCESNDEPDDVWYAGLKACITQLPNNGYGANVTNWPSRLHQPPDRLQSIKMDAVISRNELFKAESKYWNEIIDSYVHAFNWKKLNLRNVMDMRAGFGGFAAAMHDLQIDCWVMNVVPVSGFNTLPVLYDRGLIGVMHDWCEPFDTYPRTYDLLNAAGLFSVEKKRQKCNSSTIMLEMDRMLRPGGYVYIRDSVHVISELKQIAKAVGWFTTRDDVGEGPYASRKILRCEKRF, from the exons ATGTCGTCGATGGTGAAGTCTCTGGATATTCTCAAAACTCCTTCCTCAGTTAAAATCATCACTCTCACACTCTTCTCTATGACCCTTCTCATCTTTCTCTTCACTCGCTATTCATCGTCAACAACATCAACCATATCTTCTTCCCTCACCACTTTCTTCCCTTCTCCTTCTCCTTCAACCCCTCCCCCTCCCCCTCCTCCTCCTCCCGATCACCACCAACAACCACCTCCACCCCCACCTCAACCTCAACCTATACATAAACCCTTCATTTTACCTCCGTTACCGCCACTAGTCCGAATAGGTCTAATTGACGAAAATGGCGTCATGACAGACAATTTCACTGTCGGAAACGACGACTCACTGCTCAATTGGAACTGGAACAGCAGCAACTACAATGAATCAGTTCTGCCAGCGAAGGAGGTGGATGTGGTGGTGGAAAAGTATAAGATTTGTAATGATGTGAAAATGGTGGATTATATACCTTGTTTGGATAATGTTAAAGAGATTGCAAAGTTTAATATGAGCGAGAGAGGAGAAAAATATGAACGGCATTGTCCTCAACAAGGAAAGGGTTTGAATTGCATTGTTCCTAGGCCTAAAGGTTATCGGAAACATATTCTTTGGCCACAAAGTAGAGACCAG ATTTGGTTCAGTAATGTACCTCATACGCGTCTGGTTGAGGATAAAAGTGGCCAAAATTGGATATCAATAAAGAAGGATAAATTTGTTTTTCCAGGAGGGGGAACACAGTTTATACATGGTGCAGATAAATACCTGGATCAGATTTCCGAG ATGGTTCCTGACATTGCATTTGGTTACAACACGAGAGTTGCATTAGATATCGGCTGTGGAGTGGCAAGTTTTGGTGCGTTTTTGATGCAACGTAATGTGACCACTCTTTCAATAGCACCAAAAGATGTTCATGAGAACCAGATTCAGTTTGCTCTTGAGCGTGGCGTGCCTGCCCATGTAGCAGTATTTGCTACACATCGTTTGTTGTACCCGAGTCAGGCATTTGACCTCATCCATTGTTCTAGATGCAGAATTAACTGGACTCGTGATG ATGGAATTCTACTTCTCGAAGCAAACAGGCTTCTGAGGGCTGGTCACTACTTTGTGTGGGCAGCGCAGCCTGTATACAAACATGAAgtgagtcttcaagaacagtgGAAAG AAATGGAGAACCTTACGGCTAGCATGTGTTGGGAACTTGTACGGAAAGAGGGTTATATTGCTATATGGCGGAAACCTATGAATAATAGCTGCTACCTTAGTCGTGACGTTGCTGTGCATCCTCCATTATGCGAGTCCAATGATGAGCCAGATGATGTTTG GTATGCTGGTCTTAAGGCATGCATAACTCAATTGCCTAATAATGGATATGGAGCGAATGTTACTAACTGGCCTTCACGCCTCCATCAACCACCAGACAGACTTCAAAGCATCAAAATGGATGCCGTTATTTCCAGAAACGAACTCTTTAAGGCCGAATCAAAATATTGGAATGAAATAATTGATAGTTATGTCCATGCTTTCAATTGGAAGAAGCTCAACTTAAGAAATGTAATGGACATGAGGGCAGGATTTGGAGG GTTTGCTGCAGCAATGCATGATCTCCAGATTGACTGTTGGGTTATGAATGTTGTTCCTGTTAGTGGATTCAATACCTTGCCTGTTCTATACGACCGAGGGCTAATAGGAGTTATGCATGATTG GTGCGAGCCATTTGATACATATCCAAGAACGTATGATCTGCTAAACGCAGCAGGACTCTTCTCCGTTGAAAAAAAGAG ACAAAAGTGTAATAGTTCAACCATCATGCTCGAGATGGACCGCATGCTTAGACCAGGCGGTTATGTATATATCCGCGACTCGGTACATGTTATCAGCGAACTTAAACAAAttgcaaaagcagttggatggTTTACTACCCGGGATGATGTAGGAGAGGGCCCTTATGCAAGCCGGAAGATATTAAGGTGTGAGAAGCGCTTCTGA